The Dioscorea cayenensis subsp. rotundata cultivar TDr96_F1 chromosome 7, TDr96_F1_v2_PseudoChromosome.rev07_lg8_w22 25.fasta, whole genome shotgun sequence genome includes a region encoding these proteins:
- the LOC120264704 gene encoding putative disease resistance protein RGA3, giving the protein MAVVLAFLQGLCQRLQSTIAASDQLPLGVDNQLERLLKAFRAIQLTTVESAENKQSKSKAVRTWLRELKAAAYDADDLLDCLVLKAQEPEVEASGREVVDQRCCLIFNCGQEHPATQTELIMIQDVRRRVQKLMRKKPSSLDLCGQPSSYNMNHEFEAIEATAANSGEFGRGEDKEKLVKLLKSDESSQVYLSLIAIVGREGVGKTTLARTVYNDKEVASYFNLKVWITASEIHDSASLSTSILTSAGSGVQEIFDDQLAEGRFLLILDDVRSEKIEWEAVYEKLQLAQNGSKILITTENEQFVNKMRLSSTCYHLKVLSHGDCWSLFRQCSNLGAAASDLSTTQLEEVGMKIAAELEGLPLAAQLLGSLLCSNANLNDWKMILNAEVLKSKPEELCGIPAALWLTYQHLPPQIKQCFSYCSVFPRDHKFNKDNLIQMWMAHGLIQPQPGRQIEETGNEYFIYLIQRSLLQNSGGEYMMHSLVHSLAMAVTADESLCLWGTDKSSNQCEKVRARHLSLQSDNLEMSEILESCMLNNLRTLLFYRTVSSNFEYDALFAKLKCVRVICLSDERLSHLPESIGNLKQLRYLDLSETGISTVPDELCGLYNLQTLKLGMSLSWDPLSKCTPHFVNLRHLKGNSDNISKIYKIGNLKFLQELAQFSVIREDGHRIEELKDMK; this is encoded by the coding sequence ATGGCAGTGGTGTTGGCCTTTCTCCAAGGACTGTGCCAGAGGTTACAGTCCACCATTGCAGCAAGTGATCAGCTTCCACTCGGCGTTGACAACCAGCTGGAGAGACTTCTCAAAGCCTTTCGAGCAATTCAACTAACTACAGTCGAATCTGCGGAGAACAAGCAGAGCAAGAGCAAGGCTGTGCGAACCTGGCTCCGTGAGCTTAAAGCAGCTGCATATGACGCTGATGACTTACTAGACTGCTTGGTTTTGAAAGCTCAAGAACCTGAAGTCGAAGCCAGTGGCAGGGAGGTGGTAGACCAGCGCTGCTGTCTTATCTTTAACTGTGGCCAAGAACACCCTGCCACACAAACAGAACTCATCATGATCCAAGACGTCAGGAGGAGAGTACAAAAGTTAATGAGAAAGAAGccttcttctcttgatctttgtGGACAACCATCAAGCTACAACATGAATCATGAATTTGAAGCAATAGAAGCCACAGCTGCGAATTCAGGAGAGTTTGGGAGAGGTGAAGATAAAGAGAAGTTGGTCAAGTTGTTGAAATCTGATGAATCTTCTCAGGTGTATCTTTCTCTCATTGCCATTGTTGGCAGGGAGGGTGTTGGGAAAACAACTCTTGCACGCACTGTCTATAATGACAAGGAAGTGGCAAGCTATTTCAACCTTAAGGTGTGGATCACAGCATCCGAAATCCATGACAGTGCTAGCCTGTCAACATCCATTTTGACTTCAGCTGGAAGTGGAGTACAAGAAATTTTTGATGATCAATTAGCTGAGGGGCGATTTCTGCTCATCTTGGATGATGTGAGGAGTGAAAAAATTGAATGGGAAGCGGTGTACGAGAAGTTGCAGCTTGCACAAAATGGCAGCAAAATCTTGATCACCACTGAGAATGAACAATTTGTTAATAAGATGCGACTGTCATCAACTTGCTACCATTTGAAGGTCCTTTCCCATGGAGACTGCTGGTCTCTGTTCAGACAATGTTCAAATCTCGGAGCTGCTGCATCTGATTTAAGTACCACACAGCTGGAAGAAGTTGGCATGAAGATTGCAGCAGAGTTGGAGGGGCTTCCACTAGCTGCCCAGTTACTTGGATCTCTCTTATGTTCTAATGCCAACCTAAATGACTGGAAGATGATCTTAAATGCTGAAGTCTTGAAGTCTAAACCTGAAGAATTATGTGGCATTCCTGCTGCTCTGTGGCTGACCTATCAGCACCTGCCACCACAGATCAAGCAATGTTTTTCATACTGTTCAGTTTTCCCTCGAGATCACAAGTTCAACAAGGATAACTTAATTCAAATGTGGATGGCCCATGGCTTGATTCAACCTCAACCTGGAAGACAAATTGAGGAAACTGGAAACGAGTATTTCATTTATCTCATACAAAGATCCTTATTACAGAACTCTGGAGGTGAGTACATGATGCACAGCTTGGTTCACAGCTTAGCAATGGCTGTCACTGCAGATGAATCGCTTTGCTTATGGGGCACTGATAAATCCAGCAACCAATGTGAAAAGGTGCGTGCACGCCATTTATCACTCCAATCTGATAATCTAGAAATGTCGGAAATTTTGGAGTCATGCATGCTTAATAACCTGCGCACACTTCTCTTTTACCGAACAGTTAGCTCTAATTTTGAATATGATGCTCTGTTTGCAAAGTTGAAGTGCGTAAGGGTGATTTGTTTGAGTGATGAAAGATTAAGTCACTTGCCTGAGTCAATTGGAAACTTGAAACAACTCAGATACCTAGACCTTTCTGAGACTGGTATTTCCACTGTGCCAGATGAACTGTGTGGCTTATACAATTTGCAAACTCTGAAGTTGGGCATGTCATTGTCCTGGGACCCTTTATCCAAGTGCACGCCACATTTTGTTAATTTGCGGCATCTGAAAGGAAATAGTGATAACATCTCAAAGATTTACAAGATTGGAAACCTCAAATTCTTGCAAGAGCTGGCGCAATTCAGTGTTATAAGAGAAGATGGACACAGAATAGAAGAGCTCAAAGACATGAAATAG